Genomic segment of Tiliqua scincoides isolate rTilSci1 chromosome 1, rTilSci1.hap2, whole genome shotgun sequence:
TCGTTGACTCCAGCAGATACAGAAGTATGAATTATAGTCACCGTGTCAAGTGTAACATATTTTTCAGTTTGCTCTACAAAAAAAGAGGCGCTTTTAAAGGATGTGCTCTGGGCTATATAATATTAATGTGCAGGGCTTGTTCTATTTATAATACGTACTCCAAGAGACTTATAAGCAAGAGAATTACTATTAAGGTAAGCAGTGGAATACCATCTCAATTTATTTCTAAGGAAAATATATGGAAGTGATAACATACTTGTTAATACAAACTTAGTTTTTAAAAACAGCTACAGCAGTCATGGCCTGATTTTACCATGGTGTAATAAGAAGCTTTGAAATAATTTTTCCAAGCTTACGTATCCATTCTATAGTCTTATCATTTGAAACTGATGCTCTAAAGCAGACTCATGCTAAAACCCACAGGGAATGGTGCTAGAGATGCCTCACAACCTGCGTTAACAACCTTCTTTAAAAGAAAGCTTCTTGACTTTCAAGTGATTTTACTTCTATGTAATTGTGCTCAGGCTTTCTGCCTTCGTTGGAAGCAAAGACAATGCTGTGAAGGAATATATGCATGATTTGTCTGGTAGCTCTGTAACTGGTGGCCTCCTTAGCTAAAGGATACATTTTCACTCTTATAAACTGAGCTGATGGCCCTCAGTTTAGATTGTCTTTACATGGAATTAGATGAATTTGTGGATAATAATAGGTTCATCAATTAGGTAGACAAGGAAATAGCCATTGCCTTAATGCCCTGCTTGTTTCACAGAAACTTGTTCTTGCATCCCTGAATTCCCCCTTTAATAAATGCGGGCATTTCTCCACTCTATAATCCACCAGAAATGTCTGTTTGTTTCTTGATATTTTGTCATGACATGAATTCATGGAATTTGGGATATGTTTATGACAGAATTTGTGCTATCTCAAATGAAGAGAGCAGGACCTTGTCCCACCTTTGCCCTTATCCAAATGCTGCAAAACACATTTCTCATTAAAATAGCATTTTACAAACTTATTTGAAATTAGagagtaacagtccaatcctattggagcTGTGTGTCATCAGCTCACCTCTTTCCTTTGGCACTGACCGCTGTAAACCAGTCAGCGCCAATCGTAAAAAGACTCTCTGGCAGCGCACCACGCAACACACTGCCACATACGCTGATGGCAAAGTTGGAGATTTCCCGCTGGTGCCAGTGGAGCCAGAGTTGTCCATCgatccaggtaagatggcagggaaggcaggagggatgagaggagggggaaaatcaATGGGGCGAGGGAGGGCAAAATGAGATGATGATGAGAGTTGGGGAAGCttgaacagggcagtgatggcagtgGCGGATAGGTGAACTGAGTCCAGGAAGGGGAAGAGTTCTGTGGCAATGGcaagccaccaaatcctaacccccttcccgaaCCTGATCCCACAGtgtgggtccacacagacctgtgccagctatttagcatgCTGAAAAatgattgttcctttacccagaggagacctcctggactgcccccccccattgcaggatgtccCAGTAGCTATTTTTACACTGCTACATCGGGGGTGGgtgacaataggattgggctctaacatgcTTCACAACATAGGATATCCTCTGACAAAAGAGTCACAGAAATATGCAAACATTTATTACAGATTTTTTCAAgtgactgagctgcagccccatcCCTCATACAGAAGAACCTTACATCTTTCTAGATCCTCTGAGAGACTACTTTGGGTAGTGTTTCCACCCTTGGTCTAATTTATTGACATTTATTTCATCACTGATAGATGTGCCATGAAGAAATGGCTTCATAGCTTAGGTGCAACCTTGCTTCTGTTTTTGGAAGGACTGCATTGTATTCATTAACATTGCACTGGTACTTTATTTCAGAGATGAACACATGACTATGGGGGACTGGAACTTATTGGGCAGCATCTTAGAAGAAGTGCACATCCATTCCACCATAGTGGGCAAAATCTGGCTCACCATCCTGTTCATATTCCGGATGTTGGTCCTGGGTGTAGCTGCTGAAGATGTCTGGGATGATGAGCAAGCAGAGTTCATCTGCAACACTGAGCAACCTGGTTGCAGCAACATCTGTTATGACAAAGCCTTCCCCATCTCCCTCATCCGATTTTGGGTGCTCCAGGTCATTTttgtctcctccccttcccttttttaCATGGGTCATGCACTGTACAGACTCAGGGCCCTTGAAAAAGAGAGGCAGCGAAAGAGAGCCCACCTCAGAGCTCAGCTAGAAGAGATTGAACCCATACTGGAAGAACATCGGAGAATAGAGAAGGAACTGAGGAAACTAGAAGAACACAAGAAGGTCAACAAGGCACCCTTGCAAGGGGCTTTGCTGGGGACCTATATTCTGCATATCCTGACACGATCAGTATTAGAAGTGGGTTTCATGATAGGTCAATATCTTTTATATGGCTTTCAAATGTATCCACTTTATAAATGCACTCGGCCCCCTTGCCCTAACACAGTGGATTGCTTTGTATCCAGGCCGACAGAGAAGACCATCTTCATGGTTTTCATGCACAGCATTGCCGCTGTGTCTCTGTTTCTGAATGTCTTGGAGATTGTCCATTTGGGGATTAAGAAGATTAAGAATATGCTTTGTGGGAAGCCCAAGAACGAAGCCCTCATCATTGCTAGTGAGGAGGCCAAACTTTCCAATGCCAAGAAACATTCGGTGGTACAGCAGGTTTGTATCATGAGTAACTCATCACCACAGGGCAGTTTCAAATTTAAGCCTGAGCAGCAAGTTAGGCTGCCAGTTTACTTGAATCCTGAAAGACACACACCTACGGAACAGACCCAGAACCCAATAAACAGGGAGCAACCCTGGTGCAGCAACCAGAGAAGCAGGCCCAATCCACACCAGGGCCAACTCCACCACCTCTACAGACATCTGGAACACCCTACTGAGGGTGATCAGCACCACAGACAGCTCTCCAGGCACCTCCCAAACGTCACTGGTCAGCGATATGATGATCAGCACCAGCCCATTTCTTCTAGCAGTGAGGAGGCTCAGAAGCCACCACAGCAGGGGATCAATAGCTATCGAAAGAATGAACCTTATGCCCTGGAGCAGCCCCCAACCCCTCAACATGCTGCTAAAGGTTCCATGATCTCTAGCCACATAGAGAACCCACCAGGTGTCTGCATTCTTCGGAAACACAGCCAGGCACTCAGCTGCAGGGACTTAAGATTTGAACATTGTGACTCTCCAGACAGTGGGCATTATCAAAACAACCACAAGTCCAGCTTTCTGTCAAGAGTCTTGTCGGAGAGCCAGCTGGACACTGACTCAGAGATCTCAGATTCGCGGAATGGCTCTGGCTCAGACGTTCCACACAGAGATGACAGCAGTTCTCCTATCACCCCACCACCTGCTTCTACCATGGGACGCAGAATGTCAATGGCAAGTAGACCCAAGCGGCCTTCCTTCTATACCTTGCTAGTGTGAGTTATTGCTCCTTAGCATAAACCTTAGCTCAGACACTGGATTTGACTGGCTAGAATGGAATTGTGTTCAAGCACAATGGGAAAGGTGGTCTGGGTTCCTTCATTCCTAATCTTTgagaattttatttattcacttttATTAATATCTATACCCTGTTTTAATAATTTTCTGTTAGTAAAAGAATGCTCAAGGCAATTTTCAATCATCAACACTCAATACTGCACAGAACAAGaacaaaaagcaattaaaacaatctAAAGGGGCAGTTCAGTAGCAATGATAAAATATCATTTAAAACAGCAGATTTACAAAACTCAACTGTTACGCAGGTTAGAAGTCTGCTGGAATAAGATTTGTTTTGATTATGGTGTAAAAACAAAGAAGGGTGAAAACAAGCCTCCCAAGGGAGGACGTTCCCAAATTCAGGCATGCCCAGAAATAAATCTCTTGCTTTTGGAGGTATCAGCTTTATTAAACTTGGAAAACAAGAAAGAGATTACAGTTGTTCAACCAGAGCTGGTGGGATGTAGAGAAGGGCCTTAACATTTGGGCAGGTTGATACAGAAGTGGTCCTTCAGCACTTTCAAGGAATTGTGCTTAGTGGAACAGAAGCCCATTAAGATCAATGGAACTCAATCCCAGGAAGTTTGCCTAGGattacagactaagggcccaatcctgtacaacTTTACAGTGCCGGAgcggctgcagtgcagccccaaggcaagggaacaaatgttcccttaccttgtggaagcctccataACTACTATCCCATCATcagaagatgcagtgcacaccccattggcatgactacaccagggctggaaagttggctaagaTTTGGTCCTAAACATTtggtccacacttacctggaagcaagccctaTTGTTCATAATTTGGCtcacttctgaatagtcatgcataAGGTTGGGCTGTAAGAGGATATGCCATGACCTGGAAGCGCTGAATACAGTTCTCAGAAAGGGAAACTtccaaattcatctttaatatgggTATCAAAACCCTGGTCTAACATAAGGTACTCCAATCAGAAGCCAAACTCTGGCATCTTAGCCTCTATGCCCTACAAGGACTTTTTAgcttcttctgcttcttccactgGCCTAAGTGTGCCCTCCTGAGGACAGGAGGATATATTATGACagatggagagagaggaagagagaaactgtgtgtgtttaaatattaATATAGAAAGACCAAACTCAGGACCATCCTCCCCCAAGTCACAATTTGACACTTCTATCTATCTGCATGATGGCTTAATGGTGTTGTGCTAATCAACAGAGCAGCCTTCAGAGACAGCTCATACGTGAACTGAAtagtcagaggaaaaaaaatcctcgCATGAGACTTGCAACCCAGTGACTGCTGTAATCATGCCAAATGAGAAAGTAGAGCAGAACTGGTGGACCTACAAGGTGGGTTGGCATTGGGGTGTGATGGTAGGATTGATCTTTAACCAGAGGTGCCTGTTGCTGATCCCTACTCTAGGGTAAGCGaagacagaattaaaaaaaaaaaaatcccctttacTTCAGAGAGCCAGACAGTCCAACTCACTTGAACGCATTTTATAATGATGCTGAAGTTGTATTGGTTTAtcaccagcccccagggggagAAAATTCATAAATGCAACAAATAATGTAAAAACAGCAATGCAAAAATGCTGAAGAAAGTACGTGTATAAATTATTTGATTGTAATTCTTTATCTGCTCTTTTTGTTTGCGCGATGTTGAAAATGATATCAAATACATTCAGAATATTGATCCGGGCAGATGGAAAAATAAGAGGTCCAGAGCAAAACATTCTGATGAAAATGAGGATTACTTTGCTTAATAAACCAGGCTCAAAAAACCAGATGATGCATTTATTTTATAGATAACAATATTCTTCTTTTAAGCAACATTGTCTTCGAAGTGTCCCTAGATTGCTTGTGCTATAAATGTATATAATGAATTacgcactaacagcccaatcctgctcaaTTCCTTTGCAgcaaatgcagtggcaccaatggggcacacactgcatctagCGCTGGCAAGGTCAGGCTATTTTGTGCCCTTAATAAAGTCAACAACTTGCAACCCCCCAAAAGTTTAAAAATAAGATCTACATCTTTGTGCGCACACGCGTGTAGTTTGGGGCtacaaaagcctcctcaaggtaagggaaaatttgttttgttttgttcactCAGGGTGAGCTCTCACCCCCTTGCTGGGTCCTCGTGGACCTGCAATAGCTATATACAGTGGGCTCTGCTCATCCGTGGGCTTGGCAGTCACAGATTTAAATGTTTCTGGACGCTCAGCCCATTGCTAGAGGGCCTCCCAGATGCACCCAGAAGGCAATTCCAGTTCAGGCAACCAAGCAGGCTAGAACTGACAGAGTAATTCTAATTCTGCTGAGCTTAAAACATTACATGCAAGTTTTTGTTTCTCCTATAAGCCAATAGAGCCCcgctttgctctctctctctctctctctctctctttctatttTTTCAGAATGTCCTACTAGAATTATCATCTATCATGAAGAAATAAAACCGGTTTAGAAGCAATGTCAAAACACAGCAGCAAACCTCACACCACCGAAGTTGACACAAAGTTGAAAAGCAACTCGCTCTCATCCCTTCTCGTCCTGAACAAGAAAAGATGTTGCTCCAGCTCGAAAACTAGGTATCTAGGATTCATTCTTGCAGACCAGCACACGTCGCATTGCAACTGGGCAGCTGTCTGAGATCCAAAGCCCTGCTTCCAAATGCATTGCATAGCCGGAGCTGATTAGTGCTGTGCAGTTGCTACAAAACGACCTTTTTGTTCTGGGAAGCTAAGGATGGGAGATTCATCTTGATTAGCAGGACAGCCGTACTGCTATCCCTCATAAATGCCATATGCAGCACCAAGACTCTACTACGGGATGAGACATCTAGAAGGATAGGCCCAGGCAAGTGAGAGCGTTTTCCGAATGACTCCCTTCCTTGTTCTCCTCTGTATAACCCAGGAATCAACGAATAAAAGATGAAAGCAGTGTGCCGTGACTACATCATTCAATGCTGCACATTTAATAATACTGAAATTCAACTGGCAGATACGCAACTGCCCCACAGACACTTCATCAGACTGAATCTGGTGATCTTGAAGGGATGGCTAACATTACCCTGTTGCTCTTGTTCCCTGCAATGTTAATAAATATGGGCTGAATGCTTCAAAGAAGCAGAAAAAAGCAGGGTGAAATAccccgtggtggtggtggtggggttcttttttaaaacattgctTCTGTACACAGTCGGGTCTCTTCATTTTTCCATTTCACCAGCATCTGGACGGGGTGGCAAATCATCTCCACAGTATTATTTGCTGCTACCTTTAGGAAAGATGGGCTTTCTAACATATACATGGACGGTAGTGGCTCTTCTAGCCAACTGGCTTTCCCATCTTGTGTAATGTGTGGGGTAGCAGAAGAAGCTAGAAGCTGGCTACCCTGCAGGGAAAATTGTGTCGTTTGCTATGACCTTGCTTCTATCTTAAAAAGAAAATAGCTGATGTCTCAAGAATGCCAAAAAGCAGCAGGGGCTCAAAACAGTGATTTATCAAGCACTAGAAAATAGGTCCGCCCTGCCCTTGACcctttccattatttattgacaAGCGGTTAGAACTTGTCCAAGTTACCACCgtgtagctcagtgattttcaaccttttttgcctcatggcacaccggcaaggtactaaaatggtcaaggcataccactagtttctgacaattgacaaggcataccatgctgttggtgctgggggagggggctgcctctgggggggttcacatcccccaatggccctactaagaaatgacccttccccaaactcctgtggcacacctgcagaccatctgcggcacacctgcagaccatttgggcacaccagtgtgccacggcacagtggttgaaaatggctggcggTAGCTTTTCGCCACAGAACTGCATGTTAGAGCAAGGTAGCATGATATGCATAGTTTGCTAGAGATTGAAAAACATAAGGGGagaagagtgtgtgtgtctgCCCACAAGCTAGTTGCACAATACTAGTAAAAATCAACCTCCTCCACGCCTTTGggatggaaaagaaaacacaacagaaAAGTTCTCCACAGGAAACGTAAACACCTAGGAGGTTTCTACTTTGACACTAGTTGCAGTGGGTGTTCCATAGCAATTGATGAGCAATTGCTTCACATTTCACACCATTTGGCTGAGCTATTACATAGAAAATCCAACTAAAGGCCCAATATTCTGCGCCTGCGGTGTCGCCGGAACTGGAGTTCCAgtggtgcagcatgctttatggatACTGCAAAAGGCAACATGGCACTTCACACCGTCGAGTTGCTTCCACAGGCAACAGATGGCTGTGGGGATGCACCAACAGCCTGCAAATAAGCCCTGGCTCTGATATGTTGGAGTGGGGGCAGAgattagggcagggaggggtgacgaagggggcagtattggtgaCAGCAGCGTTGCCAACATCCCCTATCCCCCTTCATCGCCTTAATCCGCCTTCCTGCGTCCactaggacttgtgccagcaaaattgctggtgcaggttgaaGTAGACCCAGCGGGATAGTGAGGGTTTGCCCCTAGGTAAGagtacaaatgtttccttaccctgaggagacctgtgggGCAGGACATGTTAAaggatttgggaaccactggattaagatATAAAACTGCTATATCTAAATGCAAGCTCCCTGTATTAAACATTTGGGGCTTTTGCTCTGGTCTAGAAGGTAAAGAAAGCCATCTGAGGAAAAGTTTACCCATGCGCATCCATTAGTTGGATGCACATGTGTGGAAACAGCTATTAGTCCACAGACACAAACTTCATTTATCTCACTTTGCTTCACATGCAATGCTTTTCAATAGAGGCAATTCGCTTGTTTGGTTGGAAGTCAACATGAGTGTGTGAATGAGCCCTTTATTAAATATTCTGTCAGTGGTGAAGCCTGTGGTTCCTGCTCTGAACTGAGACCGTGACTATCTTTAATACAAATGAAGGCCAGGACTGGGCCGGTGTCAGGATTCATGGGCTGCCAATAGAACTTGTATATCCCCATACAATTCTGTATGTAAATGTCTGATCTTAAATAAGATATAATTAGATTGCACCAAGTCtcttgtgtgtgggtgtgggcaTATAGTTGTCCTTTAAGTaaataacagtccaatcctaaactgtgctggaacaggcaagccaagtggcctgtgccgtattcagtgcaggttaggagatggctggAATGCAACaagtcactggtgcaaatccaagcagtggATTGATGTAATGCCAGGTTGGCCAGGAGGGGGTAAGGATATGGCCTGAGATCCCacagctgatcccaccccctcttgggcctgatcccccCTGTGTTTTGCCCTCCCCGaccaacccccatccctgcctctgaTCCACCCCCCTggcaccctccccaaccccacatGCCGGCCtcccttggctggcacaaacctaccctccactgcctgctgacaaggcatgaatgtgctttatagcatgtttgcaatacgcctgggctggtgcagggggctTGAACTGGCCCATCTCTCACTAACGATTGCACCCTTACAGTATTAATTTTGGAGGCAGAAGACACTGTTCTACAATACATAATGATATGTCTTTATTTCATCAACAGAAATGGTGTCTAGACAAAATTCAGTTAACACTATCAATTCAAATGAAgggaaggggaatttttttttttttgcacgaTACTGTATTTACAATGAGTAAATGAATTCTTAAATTTATTAGTTCATAGCAATGCTGTTTTTCCAAAAAGGTAAAAATTCTTAGTAACAAGGAATAAGCATCAACAGCCATTTCATTTATACAATAAAAATCACAAGAAACCACAGTCACCTagaaaaaaattaatagacaagCTTAAGAACTA
This window contains:
- the GJA10 gene encoding gap junction alpha-10 protein yields the protein MTMGDWNLLGSILEEVHIHSTIVGKIWLTILFIFRMLVLGVAAEDVWDDEQAEFICNTEQPGCSNICYDKAFPISLIRFWVLQVIFVSSPSLFYMGHALYRLRALEKERQRKRAHLRAQLEEIEPILEEHRRIEKELRKLEEHKKVNKAPLQGALLGTYILHILTRSVLEVGFMIGQYLLYGFQMYPLYKCTRPPCPNTVDCFVSRPTEKTIFMVFMHSIAAVSLFLNVLEIVHLGIKKIKNMLCGKPKNEALIIASEEAKLSNAKKHSVVQQVCIMSNSSPQGSFKFKPEQQVRLPVYLNPERHTPTEQTQNPINREQPWCSNQRSRPNPHQGQLHHLYRHLEHPTEGDQHHRQLSRHLPNVTGQRYDDQHQPISSSSEEAQKPPQQGINSYRKNEPYALEQPPTPQHAAKGSMISSHIENPPGVCILRKHSQALSCRDLRFEHCDSPDSGHYQNNHKSSFLSRVLSESQLDTDSEISDSRNGSGSDVPHRDDSSSPITPPPASTMGRRMSMASRPKRPSFYTLLV